A window of the Microcaecilia unicolor chromosome 5, aMicUni1.1, whole genome shotgun sequence genome harbors these coding sequences:
- the PLAU gene encoding urokinase-type plasminogen activator → MKLFIVLIAISFLATSLALKSRSRLLGSTGSSYKLEGCNCLNGGTCKFYSYSRRYRCHCLMGYEGAHCDIDFRAQCYNERGQDYRGKASKTFHGRDCLNWNSPMLHEEMYNAGRKDALELGLGDHNYCRNPDGASKPWCYYQSGLRIVSMHCDIPTCKTDSENAPACGQRSHKLFRIVQGKSTPIESQPWIATIFWHSKKYNQNTFKCGGSLVHPCWVMSAAHCFQESKQTENYNVVLGKSKLYETDHDKEQRFQVEKIILHEHYSDETGAYTNDIALVKIISASGQCAVENDYVQTVCLPPSNLVLKDGYQCEVAGYGQEDSSDWFYSEILKSTKVQLISQQVCRSTEYYGKLITNNMLCAGDPHEWKTDACQGDSGGPLSCEYNGNMVLYGIISWGEECAKQNKPGVYAKVTHFLPWINSHMKTHSVFKSRTDYE, encoded by the exons atgaagctattcATCGTCTTAATTGCAATAAGCTTTCTCGCCACAAGCCTGGCACTG AAGAGCAGGAGCAGGCTGTTAGGCAGTACAGGATCAAGTTACAAACTGGAAG gctGTAATTGTTTAAATGGAGGAACTTGCAAGTTTTATAGTTATTCTCGGAGGTATCGCTGCCATTGTCTCATGGGATATGAAGGAGCACACTGTGACATAG ACTTCAGAGCTCAGTGCTATAATGAAAGAGGCCAAGATTACAGAGGAAAAGCATCAAAGACCTTCCATGGGAGGGATTGCTTGAACTGGAACTCCCCCATGCTGCATGAGGAGATGTATAACGCTGGCAGGAAAGATGCTCTGGAGCTTGGGTTAGGAGACCACAACTACTGTAG GAATCCAGATGGAGCAAGCAAACCCTGGTGCTATTATCAGTCTGGGCTAAGGATTGTATCCATGCATTGTGACATTCCAACGTGCAAGACAGATAGTGAGAATG CACCAGCCTGTGGTCAGAGATCACATAAACTTTTCAGAATAGTTCAAGGAAAAAGTACCCCAATCGAATCCCAGCCTTGGATTGCTACCATCTTCTGGCATTCCAAGAAATACAATCAGAACACATTTAAATGTGGCGGAAGCCTTGTCCATCCATGTTGGGTAATGAGTGCCGCACACTGTTTCCAGGAAAG CAAACAGACAGAAAATTATAATGTTGTTCTTGGAAAGTCTAAACTGTATGAAACTGATCATGACAAAGAGCAAAGATTTCAAGTGGAGAAGATTATTCTTCATGAGCACTACAGTGACGAAACTGGAGCCTACACTAATGATATTG CCCTTGTAAAAATCATATCAGCTTCTGGCCAGTGTGCAGTGGAGAATGACTATGTCCAAACTGTCTGCTTACCACCATCAAATCTGGTCTTGAAAGATGGTTACCAGTGTGAAGTAGCCGGTTATGGGCAAGAAGACAGCT CTGACTGGTTCTACTCTGAAATACTGAAATCAACAAAAGTGCAGTTGATTTCACAACAAGTATGCAGGTCCACAGAATATTATGGAAAATTGATCACTAACAACATGCTTTGTGCTGGTGATCCCCATGAGTGGAAGACTGATGCTTGCCAG GGAGATTCTGGAGGTCCCCTGAGTTGTGAATATAATGGCAATATGGTACTCTACggtatcatcagctggggggaggAATGTGCTAAGCAGAACAAGCCGGGGGTGTATGCCAAAGTCACTCATTTCCTGCCTTGGATCAACTCGCACATGAAGACACACAGCGTTTTCAAAAGTAGGACTGACTACGAGTGA